A section of the Sceloporus undulatus isolate JIND9_A2432 ecotype Alabama chromosome 3, SceUnd_v1.1, whole genome shotgun sequence genome encodes:
- the EXPH5 gene encoding exophilin-5 isoform X1 — protein sequence MSRPPPPPPPPPGGVDLSFLEEEEARQIFQVLERDSRLKRAEKERISKLYKKKEDSTELPGVTGEWFQEIQRRKFQNDSDASRMFKQPLAHRLRKAIGNDSANTKPSGTQKHVSPSILGGLRTPFASLFSSFRKSKRQQNPKPQHKPQEYSPRYDHFAAGAHMSSKVEEMAKTKACDSSLPSEPTKKCFETNQTEKLDDSSCTWNEQLENELLRVLGNLDDQLAQEQSQDVVNRRTPTHYGSRASEIDHHSTATRHSFHGGVQRNERSMFLSDGTRTLRAKDERQTFFRPRVFYDTYMKRHYTEDLTYGDGYNRRSPALKRGHSTCSLGHSSEGSLQLSSGQQSSGFAHKDFMTRDTVSRSCSLSCLARGQSLTSVDQLSKGSLQHPLGNNRGFTQKSYHHQTKRIPLSSIAWNTPQTSEHPLYGNRLLRTQSLMEFGPAFEDTAPCIPQENAGYDFYRSKIDYRRPVPNPSHSIFAGNTDSLYFDKRDNYLLHQMERNNWKPRYRYPSFHSRMNLSCKSFPSGRIEEQLFRPDNAQYYSDEVFLASESSHEGFPTNVGDWQNPCAKNPGLRLRQWESDAQIHVGNMDHPEGVTGNLFSKHADGIQRCPTYGLSVPKRQTQFAVQRQNLFTQNAQSPSQTLVKHFQPNKNFKTHTLEGVRSPGQSGKVNSGHTQEETLRRVSGQMDTNSPAESQISPPTHCSVGVPPLPLRSPAKLTSLRNRENIYLSNIHSKKEQRNQDSCTVNCDLAQMPPSQLTANGTRSLIQSLQRVGHRSETPKDIIHSKTSKNICSSVSRKGSEILVYNELPSTTKNWPKQNRFVKHATSNSITGSPSNSPPRSPVTYYTLPRKSASIDGSVVSDKLVSHPFRQVPNRNKITMKDNLEMLESNGTENIYSNKRENITLLSPVDSSLSPSSKEVICKEIPQTQGYHLQLTQDPKHPLGDPSAIPSKSEKEDLVCCTDKTETSVFSECEGKDAGNPLKQYKTTSTLTVRIEEDNVKYHELISVYYTLPRKRSRMLCNLFLDDTKNTDSSSPTGKSHPTEKKYEVRINLATLAFPSSLQKEEKTNLPTKMNSSPSMQQNSNTSCDATKESTHTLNPVGEKAGGSQSMAHDKEKTVRSPTEAPKPLLSNRLGSDGPLDKLKHCESEDDSLHAVTNTLHNLRIDSGLSQQTEGSEAHTLLNLHSSKPTEGKISLDNHPTASSAVYVQKDKHMRYLISTEPPANTNPHIPPSHLSSNDQEGKCTTHQDFTTTVNSTEDKITQDIEVKERPHSYVCRKSSKKGNELQIRNENVRNSTHNALTSEIKIHSNFENRTLQMDAISSENSVQKPNSSLDYSNIEEEPISQNSVLHKVCTNSQRPVRNSSDKQNLNSKDQLTNTTKNLPDDSAGKNKLNSDCTKDKASDIEKRKNRSSIKNKLAAMYKTSRKFSSKKTMSPKPHISNIFSQNDVSLLEINNPSSMLISSSIPQLPLQTGNENQNQIPLPDESEDTMHDKSENKKLQTNEGLPSLSSETRRPFTNLCNQKWESPSSKQSGKKIGITQNSTALFSKEIISKVHNNPQVCDGGFKHNSQPTFSRVTVTVPDQKKKDSNVAEPSAFPLSSNKKSNILITNYSKANICPPQEVISPTESSHHQNIKQTSRFRKLNQSSVETVLNPSKVQRERHFSESSYVRESHDHLVSGSNVMRPGSRYSRKFKSYSELLSCDENENWDAYDGSSRAFGSRRVMYPSIEFGIFGKEQQQAFLDNIKRSLTEGRLWRPCLLNNPRSLNKEDGFPLNSPEQLHAGFAKTNVSAEGASRPFEIHKDPADYSESDSDTTTDDEYYLDENDKESEL from the exons cAAACTTTACAAGAAAAAGGAGGATTCCACAGAGCTTCCTGGAGTAACTGGAGAATGGTTTCAAGAAATACAAAGAAGAAAATTTCAGAATGATTCTGATGCCAGCAGGATGTTCAAACAACCACTAGCTCACAGGCTGAGAAAGGCCATAGGAAATG actCTGCAAATACAAAACCTTCTGGTACCCAGAAACATGTTTCACCTTCTATCCTGGGAGGGCTGCGAACTCCATttgcttctctcttctcctctttcagAAAATCCAAAAGGCAACAAAATCCGAAACCTCAGCATAAACCACAGGAATACTCTCCCCG ATATGACCACTTTGCTGCAGGTGCCCATATGTCCTCCAAAGTGGAAGAAATGGCAAAG ACTAAAGCGTGTGATTCCTCTTTGCCTTCTGAACCAACTAAGAAGTGTTTTGAGACAAACCAAACTGAGAAGTTGGATGACAGCTCATGTACATGGAATGAACAGCTAGAAAATGAGCTCTTAAGAG TTCTGGGCAATCTGGATGACCAGCTGGCACAGGAACAATCCCAAGATGTTGTGAACAGGAGAACTCCAACTCACTATGGTTCTAGAGCATCAGAAATCGATCATCATTCTACTGCTACTCGCCATAGTTTCCATGGAGGAGTACAAAGGAATGAGCGGAGCATGTTTTTGTCAGATGGAACGAGAACATTGAGAGCCAAAGATGAACGCCAAACGTTCTTCAGACCAAGGGTGTTCTATGATACATACATGAAAAGACACTATACAGAAGACCTCACATATGGAGATGGATACAACAGAAGGTCTCCTGCCCTTAAGAGAGGGCATTCTACTTGTTCTCTTGGACACTCCTCGGAAGGTAGCTTGCAGCTTTCTTCTGGACAACAGAGCAGTGGATTTGCACACAAAGACTTCATGACCAGGGACACAGTTAGCAGAAGCTGTTCTTTGTCTTGTCTTGCAAGGGGCCAGTCCTTGACATCTGTTGACCAGCTTTCCAAAGGTAGTCTGCAGCATCCTTTAGGAAACAACAGAGGTTTCACACAAAAGAGCTATCACCACCAAACCAAGCGGATTCCTCTATCATCTATTGCTTGGAATACACCACAAACTTCAGAACATCCATTGTATGGAAATAGGCTTCTTAGGACACAGTCGTTAATGGAGTTTGGTCCAGCATTTGAGGACACAGCTCCCTGTATTCCACAGGAGAACGCAGGGTATGATTTTTATAGATCAAAAATTGATTACAGAAGACCAGTGCCAAATCCATCTCATTCCATATTTGCTGGCAATACAGACTCCCTGTATTTTGACAAACGGGATAACTATTTGTTGCATCAGATGGAAAGGAATAATTGGAAGCCCCGTTACAGATACCCATCATTTCACAGTAGAATGAATCTGTCCTGCAAAAGTTTTCCTTCTGGAAGAATAGAAGAGCAGCTGTTTAGGCCTGACAATGCCCAGTATTACAGTGATGAAGTATTTCTAGCTTCTGAGTCAAGCCATGAAGGTTTTCCAACTAATGTGGGTGACTGGCAAAATCCCTGTGCAAAAAACCCTGGTTTGCGTTTACGGCAATGGGAAAGtgatgctcaaatccatgtagGGAATATGGATCATCCAGAAGGTGTAACAGGCAACTTGTTTTCAAAACATGCAGATGGAATACAGAGATGTCCAACATATGGCTTATCAGTTCCAAAGAGACAAACACAATTTGCAGTGCAGAGACAAAATCTGTTCACGCAGAATGCTCAAAGCCCCTCACAGACTTTGGTTAAACATTTTCAACCCAACAAgaactttaaaacacacaccctAGAAGGGGTGAGGAGTCCTGGCCAGTCAGGTAAAGTGAATAGTGGGCACACTCAAGAAGAAACATTAAGACGAGTTTCTGGGCAAATGGACACAAATAGTCCAGCAGAATCTCAGATATCTCCTCCTACACACTGTTCTGTAGGTGTACCACCTCTGCCATTGAGAAGCCCTGCCAAATTGACATCCCTAAGAAATagagaaaacatttatttatcaAATATTCACAGCAAAAAGGAACAAAGAAATCAGGATAGTTGCACCGTAAACTGTGATCTTGCTCAAATGCCTCCCTCTCAATTAACTGCTAATGGCACAAGATCATTGATTCAAAGCTTGCAACGAGTAGGACACCGGTCAGAAACCCCCAAAGATATTATACACAGCAAGACATCTAAGAATATTTGTTCATCTGTTTCCAGGAAAGGCTCTGAAATACTTGTATATAATGAATTACCAAGTACCACTAAAAATTGGCCCAAGCAGAATAGATTTGTTAAACACGCAACCAGCAACAGTATTACTGGTTCTCCCAGTAACAGTCCTCCCAGATCTCCTGTAACATACTACACATTACCTAGAAAATCAGCCAGTATTGATGGCAGTGTTGTATCTGATAAACTTGTTTCCCATCCTTTCAGGCAGGTCCCAAACAGAAATAAGATAACTATGAAGGATAATCTAGAAATGCTTGAATCAAATGGAACTGAAAATATTTATTCAAATAAGAGAGAAAACATCACTTTGCTAAGTCCAGTTGATTCTTCCTTAAGTCCATCTTCCAAAGAAGTTATCTGCAAGGAAATTCCACAAACTCAGGGCTACCATTTGCAGTTAACTCAGGATCCTAAGCACCCCTTAGGTGACCCTAGTGCCATTCCCAGCAAATCAGAAAAAGAGGATCTGGTATGTTGCACAGATAAAACTGAAACATCTGTGTTTTCTGAGTGTGAAGGAAAAGATGCAGGCAAtcctttaaaacaatacaaaaccacCAGCACACTTACAGTTAGAATTGAGGAAGATAATGTAAAATATCATGAGCTGATTTCAGTTTATTATACCTTACCACGAAAACGTTCAAGAATGCTGTGCAACCTCTTCCTGGATGATACAAAGAATACAGATTCTTCTTCACCCACAGGAAAATCTCATCCcactgaaaagaaatatgaagttCGTATTAATTTAGCAACATTAGCGTTTCCATCCAgcttgcaaaaagaagaaaaaacaaatttgcCTACCAAAATGAATTCTTCTCCTAGCATGCAACAGAATTCAAACACATCATGTGATGCTACTAAAGAAAGTACTCATACTTTGAATCCTGTTGGGGAGAAAGCAGGTGGTTCTCAAAGTATGGCACATGATAAAGAAAAGACTGTAAGATCTCCAACAGAAGCACCAAAACCTTTATTGTCCAACAGGCTGGGATCAGATGGTCCCCTGGACAAACTAAAACATTGTGAATCAGAGGATGACTCTCTCCACGCTGTTACTAATACACTCCATAACCTACGTATTGATAGTGGCCTTTCTCAACAGACAGAAGGGTCAGAAGCTCACACACTGTTAAACCTCCACTCATCAAAACCCACAGAAGGCAAAATCTCTTTAGATAATCATCCTACAGCTTCTTCTGCTGTGTATGTTCAGAAAGATAAGCACATGCGTTATTTGATATCCACTGAACCACCAGCAAATACCAATCCACATATTCCACCTTCCCACTTGAGTAGTAATGACCAAGAAGGAAAATGCACTACACATCAAGATTTTACCACCACAGTGAACTCTACTGAAGATAAAATTACACAAGATATAGAGGTCAAAGAAAGGCCACACTCTTATGTGTGTCGTAAGAGTTCAAAAAAAGGCAATGAATTGCAGAtaagaaatgaaaatgtaagaAACAGCACACATAATGCCTTAACTTCAGAAATCAAAATACATTCAAATTTCGAGAACCGAACTCTACAAATGGATGCAATTTCTTCAGAAAATTCAGTCCAGAAACCAAATAGTAGTTTGGACTATTCAAATATTGAAGAAGAGCCCATATCTCAGAATTCTGTGCTTCACAAAGTTTGCACAAATTCACAGAGACCTGTAAGAAATTCTTCAGATAAACAGAATCTTAACTCTAAAGATCAGCTTACAAATACCACAAAGAATCTGCCTGATGATTCAGCAGGTAAAAATAAGCTTAACTCAGATTGCACTAAAGACAAAGCTAGCgacatagaaaaaagaaaaaacaggtcatcaattaaaaataaacttgCAGCCATGTACAAAACAAGTCGTAAGTTTTCTAGTAAGAAAACCATGAGTCCCAAACCACACATAAGTAACATATTTTCACAGAATGATGTCTCCCTTTTAGAGATCAACAACCCAAGCAGCATGTTAATTTCATCTAGTATTCCACAGTTACCTCTGCAAACAGGGAATGAGAACCAGAACCAGATCCCTCTACCCGATGAATCTGAAGACACAATGCATGACAAAAGTGAAAATAAGAAATTGCAAACTAATGAGGGATTGCCATCACTCTCCAGTGAAACTAGAAGGCCTTTTACAAATTTGTGCAACCAGAAATGGGAAAGTCCCAGTTCCAAACAAAGTGGTAAAAAAATTGGGATCACACAAAACTCTACagcattattttcaaaagaaatcaTTTCTAAGGTACATAATAACCCTCAGGTATGTGATGGAGGTTTTAAACATAACAGTCAGCCTACCTTCTCAAGAGTTACAGTTACAGTTCCAGACCAGAAGAAAAAGGACAGTAATGTTGCTGAGCCCTCAGCTTTCCCACTTTCATCCAATAAAAAATCAAACATTCTTATTACAAATTATTCAAAGGCAAACATTTGTCCACCACAAGAGGTGATATCCCCAACAGAATCTAGTCACCATCAAAATATCAAGCAGACAAGCAGATTTAGAAAGCTCAACCAGTCCTCTGTGGAGACAGTCCTAAATCCCAGTAAAGTACAACGCGAGCGACATTTTTCTGAAAGTTCCTATGTGCGGGAATCTCATGATCACTTGGTGTCTGGAAGCAATGTGATGCGCCCTGGTAGTAGGTACAGTCGGAAGTTTAAATCCTATTCTGAACTGTTGTCTTGTGACGAAAACGAGAATTGGGATGCATATGATGGCAGTAGTAGGGCCTTTGGTTCTAGGCGTGTGATGTACCCATCAATCGAGTTTGGCATTTTTGGGAAAGAACAACAGCAGGCTTTCTTAGATAACATAAAGAGGTCACTCACAGAAGGACGGTTGTGGAGGCCATGTCTTCTGAACAATCCCCGTTCTCTGAACAAGGAAGACGGCTTTCCCTTAAACAGCCCAGAGCAGTTGCACGCAGGTTTTGCCAAGACAAATGTGTCAGCAGAAGGTGCATCCAGGCCTTTTGAAATCCATAAAGATCCTGCAGATTATTCAGAGTCAGACTCTGACACCACAACAGATGATGAATACTACCTAGATGAGAATGATAAAGAATCAGAACTTTGA
- the EXPH5 gene encoding exophilin-5 isoform X3 — translation MSSKVEEMAKTKACDSSLPSEPTKKCFETNQTEKLDDSSCTWNEQLENELLRVLGNLDDQLAQEQSQDVVNRRTPTHYGSRASEIDHHSTATRHSFHGGVQRNERSMFLSDGTRTLRAKDERQTFFRPRVFYDTYMKRHYTEDLTYGDGYNRRSPALKRGHSTCSLGHSSEGSLQLSSGQQSSGFAHKDFMTRDTVSRSCSLSCLARGQSLTSVDQLSKGSLQHPLGNNRGFTQKSYHHQTKRIPLSSIAWNTPQTSEHPLYGNRLLRTQSLMEFGPAFEDTAPCIPQENAGYDFYRSKIDYRRPVPNPSHSIFAGNTDSLYFDKRDNYLLHQMERNNWKPRYRYPSFHSRMNLSCKSFPSGRIEEQLFRPDNAQYYSDEVFLASESSHEGFPTNVGDWQNPCAKNPGLRLRQWESDAQIHVGNMDHPEGVTGNLFSKHADGIQRCPTYGLSVPKRQTQFAVQRQNLFTQNAQSPSQTLVKHFQPNKNFKTHTLEGVRSPGQSGKVNSGHTQEETLRRVSGQMDTNSPAESQISPPTHCSVGVPPLPLRSPAKLTSLRNRENIYLSNIHSKKEQRNQDSCTVNCDLAQMPPSQLTANGTRSLIQSLQRVGHRSETPKDIIHSKTSKNICSSVSRKGSEILVYNELPSTTKNWPKQNRFVKHATSNSITGSPSNSPPRSPVTYYTLPRKSASIDGSVVSDKLVSHPFRQVPNRNKITMKDNLEMLESNGTENIYSNKRENITLLSPVDSSLSPSSKEVICKEIPQTQGYHLQLTQDPKHPLGDPSAIPSKSEKEDLVCCTDKTETSVFSECEGKDAGNPLKQYKTTSTLTVRIEEDNVKYHELISVYYTLPRKRSRMLCNLFLDDTKNTDSSSPTGKSHPTEKKYEVRINLATLAFPSSLQKEEKTNLPTKMNSSPSMQQNSNTSCDATKESTHTLNPVGEKAGGSQSMAHDKEKTVRSPTEAPKPLLSNRLGSDGPLDKLKHCESEDDSLHAVTNTLHNLRIDSGLSQQTEGSEAHTLLNLHSSKPTEGKISLDNHPTASSAVYVQKDKHMRYLISTEPPANTNPHIPPSHLSSNDQEGKCTTHQDFTTTVNSTEDKITQDIEVKERPHSYVCRKSSKKGNELQIRNENVRNSTHNALTSEIKIHSNFENRTLQMDAISSENSVQKPNSSLDYSNIEEEPISQNSVLHKVCTNSQRPVRNSSDKQNLNSKDQLTNTTKNLPDDSAGKNKLNSDCTKDKASDIEKRKNRSSIKNKLAAMYKTSRKFSSKKTMSPKPHISNIFSQNDVSLLEINNPSSMLISSSIPQLPLQTGNENQNQIPLPDESEDTMHDKSENKKLQTNEGLPSLSSETRRPFTNLCNQKWESPSSKQSGKKIGITQNSTALFSKEIISKVHNNPQVCDGGFKHNSQPTFSRVTVTVPDQKKKDSNVAEPSAFPLSSNKKSNILITNYSKANICPPQEVISPTESSHHQNIKQTSRFRKLNQSSVETVLNPSKVQRERHFSESSYVRESHDHLVSGSNVMRPGSRYSRKFKSYSELLSCDENENWDAYDGSSRAFGSRRVMYPSIEFGIFGKEQQQAFLDNIKRSLTEGRLWRPCLLNNPRSLNKEDGFPLNSPEQLHAGFAKTNVSAEGASRPFEIHKDPADYSESDSDTTTDDEYYLDENDKESEL, via the exons ATGTCCTCCAAAGTGGAAGAAATGGCAAAG ACTAAAGCGTGTGATTCCTCTTTGCCTTCTGAACCAACTAAGAAGTGTTTTGAGACAAACCAAACTGAGAAGTTGGATGACAGCTCATGTACATGGAATGAACAGCTAGAAAATGAGCTCTTAAGAG TTCTGGGCAATCTGGATGACCAGCTGGCACAGGAACAATCCCAAGATGTTGTGAACAGGAGAACTCCAACTCACTATGGTTCTAGAGCATCAGAAATCGATCATCATTCTACTGCTACTCGCCATAGTTTCCATGGAGGAGTACAAAGGAATGAGCGGAGCATGTTTTTGTCAGATGGAACGAGAACATTGAGAGCCAAAGATGAACGCCAAACGTTCTTCAGACCAAGGGTGTTCTATGATACATACATGAAAAGACACTATACAGAAGACCTCACATATGGAGATGGATACAACAGAAGGTCTCCTGCCCTTAAGAGAGGGCATTCTACTTGTTCTCTTGGACACTCCTCGGAAGGTAGCTTGCAGCTTTCTTCTGGACAACAGAGCAGTGGATTTGCACACAAAGACTTCATGACCAGGGACACAGTTAGCAGAAGCTGTTCTTTGTCTTGTCTTGCAAGGGGCCAGTCCTTGACATCTGTTGACCAGCTTTCCAAAGGTAGTCTGCAGCATCCTTTAGGAAACAACAGAGGTTTCACACAAAAGAGCTATCACCACCAAACCAAGCGGATTCCTCTATCATCTATTGCTTGGAATACACCACAAACTTCAGAACATCCATTGTATGGAAATAGGCTTCTTAGGACACAGTCGTTAATGGAGTTTGGTCCAGCATTTGAGGACACAGCTCCCTGTATTCCACAGGAGAACGCAGGGTATGATTTTTATAGATCAAAAATTGATTACAGAAGACCAGTGCCAAATCCATCTCATTCCATATTTGCTGGCAATACAGACTCCCTGTATTTTGACAAACGGGATAACTATTTGTTGCATCAGATGGAAAGGAATAATTGGAAGCCCCGTTACAGATACCCATCATTTCACAGTAGAATGAATCTGTCCTGCAAAAGTTTTCCTTCTGGAAGAATAGAAGAGCAGCTGTTTAGGCCTGACAATGCCCAGTATTACAGTGATGAAGTATTTCTAGCTTCTGAGTCAAGCCATGAAGGTTTTCCAACTAATGTGGGTGACTGGCAAAATCCCTGTGCAAAAAACCCTGGTTTGCGTTTACGGCAATGGGAAAGtgatgctcaaatccatgtagGGAATATGGATCATCCAGAAGGTGTAACAGGCAACTTGTTTTCAAAACATGCAGATGGAATACAGAGATGTCCAACATATGGCTTATCAGTTCCAAAGAGACAAACACAATTTGCAGTGCAGAGACAAAATCTGTTCACGCAGAATGCTCAAAGCCCCTCACAGACTTTGGTTAAACATTTTCAACCCAACAAgaactttaaaacacacaccctAGAAGGGGTGAGGAGTCCTGGCCAGTCAGGTAAAGTGAATAGTGGGCACACTCAAGAAGAAACATTAAGACGAGTTTCTGGGCAAATGGACACAAATAGTCCAGCAGAATCTCAGATATCTCCTCCTACACACTGTTCTGTAGGTGTACCACCTCTGCCATTGAGAAGCCCTGCCAAATTGACATCCCTAAGAAATagagaaaacatttatttatcaAATATTCACAGCAAAAAGGAACAAAGAAATCAGGATAGTTGCACCGTAAACTGTGATCTTGCTCAAATGCCTCCCTCTCAATTAACTGCTAATGGCACAAGATCATTGATTCAAAGCTTGCAACGAGTAGGACACCGGTCAGAAACCCCCAAAGATATTATACACAGCAAGACATCTAAGAATATTTGTTCATCTGTTTCCAGGAAAGGCTCTGAAATACTTGTATATAATGAATTACCAAGTACCACTAAAAATTGGCCCAAGCAGAATAGATTTGTTAAACACGCAACCAGCAACAGTATTACTGGTTCTCCCAGTAACAGTCCTCCCAGATCTCCTGTAACATACTACACATTACCTAGAAAATCAGCCAGTATTGATGGCAGTGTTGTATCTGATAAACTTGTTTCCCATCCTTTCAGGCAGGTCCCAAACAGAAATAAGATAACTATGAAGGATAATCTAGAAATGCTTGAATCAAATGGAACTGAAAATATTTATTCAAATAAGAGAGAAAACATCACTTTGCTAAGTCCAGTTGATTCTTCCTTAAGTCCATCTTCCAAAGAAGTTATCTGCAAGGAAATTCCACAAACTCAGGGCTACCATTTGCAGTTAACTCAGGATCCTAAGCACCCCTTAGGTGACCCTAGTGCCATTCCCAGCAAATCAGAAAAAGAGGATCTGGTATGTTGCACAGATAAAACTGAAACATCTGTGTTTTCTGAGTGTGAAGGAAAAGATGCAGGCAAtcctttaaaacaatacaaaaccacCAGCACACTTACAGTTAGAATTGAGGAAGATAATGTAAAATATCATGAGCTGATTTCAGTTTATTATACCTTACCACGAAAACGTTCAAGAATGCTGTGCAACCTCTTCCTGGATGATACAAAGAATACAGATTCTTCTTCACCCACAGGAAAATCTCATCCcactgaaaagaaatatgaagttCGTATTAATTTAGCAACATTAGCGTTTCCATCCAgcttgcaaaaagaagaaaaaacaaatttgcCTACCAAAATGAATTCTTCTCCTAGCATGCAACAGAATTCAAACACATCATGTGATGCTACTAAAGAAAGTACTCATACTTTGAATCCTGTTGGGGAGAAAGCAGGTGGTTCTCAAAGTATGGCACATGATAAAGAAAAGACTGTAAGATCTCCAACAGAAGCACCAAAACCTTTATTGTCCAACAGGCTGGGATCAGATGGTCCCCTGGACAAACTAAAACATTGTGAATCAGAGGATGACTCTCTCCACGCTGTTACTAATACACTCCATAACCTACGTATTGATAGTGGCCTTTCTCAACAGACAGAAGGGTCAGAAGCTCACACACTGTTAAACCTCCACTCATCAAAACCCACAGAAGGCAAAATCTCTTTAGATAATCATCCTACAGCTTCTTCTGCTGTGTATGTTCAGAAAGATAAGCACATGCGTTATTTGATATCCACTGAACCACCAGCAAATACCAATCCACATATTCCACCTTCCCACTTGAGTAGTAATGACCAAGAAGGAAAATGCACTACACATCAAGATTTTACCACCACAGTGAACTCTACTGAAGATAAAATTACACAAGATATAGAGGTCAAAGAAAGGCCACACTCTTATGTGTGTCGTAAGAGTTCAAAAAAAGGCAATGAATTGCAGAtaagaaatgaaaatgtaagaAACAGCACACATAATGCCTTAACTTCAGAAATCAAAATACATTCAAATTTCGAGAACCGAACTCTACAAATGGATGCAATTTCTTCAGAAAATTCAGTCCAGAAACCAAATAGTAGTTTGGACTATTCAAATATTGAAGAAGAGCCCATATCTCAGAATTCTGTGCTTCACAAAGTTTGCACAAATTCACAGAGACCTGTAAGAAATTCTTCAGATAAACAGAATCTTAACTCTAAAGATCAGCTTACAAATACCACAAAGAATCTGCCTGATGATTCAGCAGGTAAAAATAAGCTTAACTCAGATTGCACTAAAGACAAAGCTAGCgacatagaaaaaagaaaaaacaggtcatcaattaaaaataaacttgCAGCCATGTACAAAACAAGTCGTAAGTTTTCTAGTAAGAAAACCATGAGTCCCAAACCACACATAAGTAACATATTTTCACAGAATGATGTCTCCCTTTTAGAGATCAACAACCCAAGCAGCATGTTAATTTCATCTAGTATTCCACAGTTACCTCTGCAAACAGGGAATGAGAACCAGAACCAGATCCCTCTACCCGATGAATCTGAAGACACAATGCATGACAAAAGTGAAAATAAGAAATTGCAAACTAATGAGGGATTGCCATCACTCTCCAGTGAAACTAGAAGGCCTTTTACAAATTTGTGCAACCAGAAATGGGAAAGTCCCAGTTCCAAACAAAGTGGTAAAAAAATTGGGATCACACAAAACTCTACagcattattttcaaaagaaatcaTTTCTAAGGTACATAATAACCCTCAGGTATGTGATGGAGGTTTTAAACATAACAGTCAGCCTACCTTCTCAAGAGTTACAGTTACAGTTCCAGACCAGAAGAAAAAGGACAGTAATGTTGCTGAGCCCTCAGCTTTCCCACTTTCATCCAATAAAAAATCAAACATTCTTATTACAAATTATTCAAAGGCAAACATTTGTCCACCACAAGAGGTGATATCCCCAACAGAATCTAGTCACCATCAAAATATCAAGCAGACAAGCAGATTTAGAAAGCTCAACCAGTCCTCTGTGGAGACAGTCCTAAATCCCAGTAAAGTACAACGCGAGCGACATTTTTCTGAAAGTTCCTATGTGCGGGAATCTCATGATCACTTGGTGTCTGGAAGCAATGTGATGCGCCCTGGTAGTAGGTACAGTCGGAAGTTTAAATCCTATTCTGAACTGTTGTCTTGTGACGAAAACGAGAATTGGGATGCATATGATGGCAGTAGTAGGGCCTTTGGTTCTAGGCGTGTGATGTACCCATCAATCGAGTTTGGCATTTTTGGGAAAGAACAACAGCAGGCTTTCTTAGATAACATAAAGAGGTCACTCACAGAAGGACGGTTGTGGAGGCCATGTCTTCTGAACAATCCCCGTTCTCTGAACAAGGAAGACGGCTTTCCCTTAAACAGCCCAGAGCAGTTGCACGCAGGTTTTGCCAAGACAAATGTGTCAGCAGAAGGTGCATCCAGGCCTTTTGAAATCCATAAAGATCCTGCAGATTATTCAGAGTCAGACTCTGACACCACAACAGATGATGAATACTACCTAGATGAGAATGATAAAGAATCAGAACTTTGA